In the genome of Chlamydia trachomatis A/HAR-13, one region contains:
- a CDS encoding sulfite reductase flavoprotein subunit alpha has protein sequence MSLFSKFKAQWMFLHSRELCSSTSDIGNTCSDPVFQVLCNPVRSEISYKVGDSLGVFPTNPSILVDSVLDALQYGPRSPVVSRHADSVLPLHEFLTSYVDLDKIPKSLRPFFPGDLDDTWSLAEAILVYQPRIPFEEFIRSAMPLLPRFYSIASSPTCSHGKLELLVRCVSFQGKTQLRYGLCSAFLCKDLQEGESFRGFIQPTRHFTLEQKNFGKPLIMIGAGTGIAPYKGFLQHRIYHQDVGSNILFFGERFEKSNFYYRDFLQELIVSGKLQLFTAFSRDSESKLYVQNVIEQQKELIQEVYEQEAFFFVCGKKILGTEVKRALEQILGPKAVRELIAQKRLVSDVY, from the coding sequence ATGTCTTTATTTTCTAAATTCAAAGCTCAGTGGATGTTTTTACATTCACGTGAGCTTTGTTCTTCCACATCGGATATTGGGAATACTTGTTCGGATCCTGTTTTTCAGGTTTTATGTAATCCGGTTCGTTCTGAGATTTCCTATAAAGTTGGGGATTCTTTGGGGGTATTCCCAACAAATCCTTCCATATTAGTCGATTCAGTTCTAGATGCTTTACAGTATGGCCCCAGGTCTCCTGTCGTATCTCGGCATGCAGATTCTGTTCTCCCTCTTCACGAATTTCTTACTAGTTACGTAGACTTAGATAAAATTCCAAAATCGTTAAGACCTTTTTTCCCAGGGGATTTAGACGATACCTGGTCTTTAGCTGAAGCTATTTTGGTTTACCAGCCGCGTATTCCTTTTGAAGAGTTTATTCGGAGTGCGATGCCTTTATTGCCTCGATTTTATTCTATAGCTTCTTCTCCAACATGTTCTCATGGGAAGCTAGAGTTGCTCGTGCGCTGTGTTAGTTTCCAAGGTAAAACGCAGCTGCGCTATGGATTATGTTCGGCTTTTTTATGTAAGGACTTACAAGAGGGAGAGTCTTTTCGTGGGTTTATACAACCGACGCGGCATTTTACTTTGGAGCAGAAAAATTTTGGGAAACCTTTAATTATGATCGGAGCAGGGACAGGTATCGCTCCGTACAAAGGGTTCTTACAACATCGAATATACCATCAGGACGTAGGCTCCAATATTCTATTCTTTGGAGAGCGTTTTGAGAAAAGTAACTTCTATTACCGGGATTTTCTCCAGGAGCTGATCGTTTCAGGAAAACTCCAGTTATTCACAGCCTTTTCCAGAGATTCCGAGTCTAAATTGTATGTTCAGAATGTTATAGAGCAACAAAAAGAACTTATACAAGAAGTCTACGAACAAGAAGCTTTCTTTTTTGTTTGTGGGAAAAAAATCCTTGGTACGGAAGTTAAACGTGCTTTAGAGCAGATATTAGGTCCTAAGGCGGTACGAGAGCTGATTGCACAGAAGAGACTAGTTTCAGACGTATACTAA
- the rpsJ gene encoding 30S ribosomal protein S10, which translates to MKQQKQRIRIRLKGFDQGQLDQSTANIVETAKRTGARVVGPIPLPTKREVYTVLRSPHVDKKSREQFEIRTHKRLIDILDPTGKTIDALKMLSLPAGVDIKIKAA; encoded by the coding sequence ATGAAGCAGCAAAAACAAAGAATTCGGATTCGCTTGAAAGGTTTTGACCAAGGGCAACTCGATCAGTCTACAGCAAATATTGTTGAGACTGCTAAAAGAACTGGAGCTCGTGTTGTTGGTCCAATTCCTCTACCAACAAAGAGAGAAGTGTATACGGTGTTGCGATCTCCTCACGTAGATAAAAAATCTCGTGAGCAGTTTGAAATTCGTACTCACAAACGATTAATTGATATTTTAGATCCTACAGGAAAGACGATTGATGCTTTGAAAATGTTGTCTTTGCCTGCTGGAGTAGATATTAAGATCAAGGCTGCCTAA